The following are from one region of the Natronosporangium hydrolyticum genome:
- a CDS encoding M16 family metallopeptidase yields MTDTSARRPPRRAARTETLTDDPLGGTICRTVLPSGLRILTEAVPATRSVAFGVWVAVGSRDETPRLSGVSHFLEHLLFKGTRRRSALQISAAIEAVGGETNAFTTKEYTCFHARVLDKHLPLAIDVICDLITDSVLAAPDVETERGVILEEIAMHDDEPSEEVHELFTEQLYGETPLGRRIAGTTETIGAMSRRQIQGFYRRRYLAPSIVVAAAGNLSHQQVVRLVRKAVAGTVLDGAASNPAPVRASHPSPPVGQPGTVARHKDTEQAHLLLGRPTMHRSDERRFALGVLNNVLGGGMSSRLFQRIREERGLAYAIYSFTGLLADSGTFGVYAGCAPGKVDEVLDLVRAELAQTARHGITAEELARGKGMLAGSVVLDLEDTGSRMSRLGKGELLYERPLPVDELLARVDGVTRAEVNELAEQLLAGDFSVATIGPH; encoded by the coding sequence ATGACTGACACATCTGCGCGCCGACCGCCCCGGCGGGCGGCGCGCACCGAAACCCTCACCGACGACCCGCTCGGGGGCACGATCTGCCGGACCGTGTTGCCCAGCGGGTTGCGGATCCTGACCGAGGCGGTCCCCGCCACCCGCAGCGTCGCCTTCGGGGTGTGGGTGGCGGTGGGTTCCCGGGACGAAACGCCCCGCCTGTCCGGGGTCTCCCACTTCCTCGAACACCTGCTCTTCAAGGGCACCCGCCGCCGCAGCGCGCTGCAGATCTCGGCGGCGATCGAGGCGGTGGGCGGCGAAACCAACGCCTTCACCACCAAGGAGTACACCTGCTTCCACGCGCGGGTGCTCGACAAGCACCTGCCGTTGGCGATCGACGTCATCTGTGACCTGATCACCGACTCGGTGCTGGCCGCGCCGGACGTGGAGACCGAGCGTGGGGTGATCCTCGAAGAGATCGCCATGCACGACGACGAACCCAGCGAAGAGGTGCACGAACTTTTCACCGAGCAGCTCTACGGTGAAACTCCGCTCGGGCGCCGGATCGCCGGCACCACCGAGACCATCGGGGCGATGAGCCGCCGGCAGATCCAAGGGTTCTACCGGCGCCGCTACCTCGCCCCGTCGATCGTCGTCGCGGCCGCCGGCAACCTCTCCCACCAGCAGGTGGTGCGGCTGGTCCGCAAGGCGGTGGCCGGCACCGTGTTGGACGGCGCCGCGAGTAACCCGGCGCCGGTCCGGGCCAGCCACCCGAGCCCGCCAGTCGGGCAACCCGGCACCGTTGCCCGGCACAAGGACACCGAACAGGCGCACCTGCTACTCGGCCGACCCACCATGCACCGCAGCGACGAGCGCAGGTTCGCCCTCGGCGTGCTGAACAATGTGCTCGGCGGCGGCATGTCCAGCCGGCTCTTCCAACGCATCCGGGAGGAGCGCGGCCTGGCGTACGCGATCTACTCCTTCACCGGGCTACTCGCCGACAGCGGCACCTTCGGTGTCTACGCCGGATGCGCGCCGGGCAAGGTCGACGAGGTGCTCGACCTGGTGCGGGCGGAGCTCGCGCAGACCGCCCGGCACGGCATCACCGCCGAGGAGTTGGCCCGAGGTAAAGGCATGCTCGCCGGCAGCGTGGTCCTCGACCTGGAAGACACCGGCAGCCGGATGAGCCGGCTCGGCAAGGGGGAGCTGCTTTACGAGCGGCCGCTGCCGGTTGACGAGCTCCTCGCCAGAGTGGACGGTGTCACCCGGGCCGAGGTGAACGAGCTTGCCGAGCAGCTGCTCGCCGGCGACTTCTCGGTCGCCACCATCGGCCCGCACTGA
- a CDS encoding polyribonucleotide nucleotidyltransferase translates to MNEKLSPHHATAVIDNGAFGTREIVFSTGRLARQAGGSATVTLGDTVVLSATTLSKSPREHLDFFPLTVDVEERMYAAGRIPGSFFRREGRPSEDAILTCRLTDRPLRPSFAHGLRNEVQVVATILALDPAHPYDVVAINGASMSTKLSGAPFSGPIGATRMGHIDGQWVAFPTREELERATFDIVVAGRTLPDGDVAIMMVEAEATEHSVGLIAAGAPKPTEEVVAGGLEAAKPAIRELCRAQSELAEVAAKPVGDFPIFLDYSDEVYEAVASAARGRLAEALRIAGKSEREEALDRLKEETLAALAEQFEGREKEVSAAFRSLTKSEVRARVLRDEVRIDGRGPRDIRPLTAEVGVLPQRVHGSALFERGETQILGVSTLNMLRLEQTIDTLAPNNTKRYMHHYNFPPYSTGETGRVGSPKRREIGHGALAERAVIPVLPSREEFPYAIRQVSEAMGSNGSTSMGSVCASSMALMHAGVPLKAPVAGIAMGLISDEVDGKTAYVTLTDILGAEDAFGDMDFKVAGTREFVTALQLDTKLDGIPSDVLASALAQAYDARLTILDVMAGAIAEPAPMSDYAPRVTTVRIPVDKIGMVIGPKGQTINAIQDETGADISIEDDGTIYVGATDGPSADAAVEQINAIANPTLPKVGDRFLGTVVKTAAFGAFISLLPGRDGLLHISKVGEGKRVERVEDFLNVGDKVEVQIADIDGRGKIYLDKVGAETTEAPASNGQPAPAGNGSGGERPAGRDDSDRGPRGRGEKDSGDRGPRRDAAETGDSGGDSGSDGDEDGERRRRRRRR, encoded by the coding sequence ATGAATGAAAAACTAAGCCCGCATCACGCCACGGCGGTGATCGACAACGGCGCCTTCGGCACCCGGGAGATCGTCTTCTCGACCGGGCGGCTCGCCCGGCAGGCCGGCGGCTCGGCCACGGTGACCCTGGGCGACACGGTGGTGCTCTCCGCCACCACGCTAAGCAAGTCGCCGCGAGAGCATCTTGACTTCTTCCCGCTCACTGTCGACGTCGAAGAGCGGATGTACGCCGCGGGCCGGATCCCCGGCTCGTTCTTCCGACGGGAGGGCCGACCCAGCGAGGACGCGATCCTCACCTGCCGGCTCACCGACCGGCCGCTGCGCCCGAGCTTCGCCCACGGGCTGCGTAACGAGGTGCAGGTCGTCGCCACCATCCTGGCGCTCGACCCCGCCCACCCGTACGACGTGGTCGCGATCAACGGCGCCTCGATGTCGACCAAGCTCTCAGGGGCGCCGTTCTCCGGGCCGATCGGCGCTACCCGGATGGGCCACATCGATGGGCAGTGGGTGGCGTTCCCGACCCGCGAGGAGCTGGAGCGCGCCACCTTCGACATCGTGGTGGCCGGGCGGACGCTGCCCGACGGCGACGTGGCGATCATGATGGTGGAGGCCGAGGCGACCGAGCACTCGGTCGGGCTGATCGCCGCCGGGGCGCCGAAGCCGACCGAGGAGGTCGTCGCCGGTGGCCTGGAGGCGGCCAAGCCCGCGATCCGCGAACTGTGCCGGGCCCAGAGCGAGCTGGCGGAGGTCGCCGCCAAGCCGGTCGGCGACTTCCCGATCTTCCTCGACTACAGCGACGAGGTCTATGAGGCGGTCGCCTCGGCGGCCCGTGGTCGGCTCGCGGAGGCGCTGCGGATCGCCGGCAAGAGCGAGCGCGAGGAGGCGCTCGACCGACTCAAGGAAGAGACCCTCGCCGCTCTCGCCGAGCAGTTCGAGGGGCGCGAAAAGGAGGTCAGCGCGGCGTTCCGGTCGCTGACCAAGTCCGAGGTCCGGGCCCGGGTGCTGCGCGACGAGGTGCGCATCGACGGCCGTGGGCCGCGGGACATCCGGCCGCTCACCGCCGAGGTCGGGGTGCTGCCGCAGCGGGTGCACGGCTCGGCCCTCTTCGAGCGGGGCGAGACCCAGATCCTCGGCGTTAGCACCCTCAACATGCTCCGGCTGGAGCAGACCATCGACACCCTCGCGCCCAACAACACCAAGCGCTACATGCACCACTACAACTTCCCGCCGTACTCGACCGGGGAGACGGGCCGGGTCGGCTCGCCGAAGCGGCGGGAGATCGGCCACGGTGCGCTGGCAGAGCGGGCGGTGATCCCGGTGCTGCCCAGCCGGGAGGAGTTCCCGTACGCGATCCGGCAGGTCTCCGAGGCGATGGGCTCCAACGGCTCCACCTCGATGGGCTCGGTCTGCGCCTCGTCGATGGCGCTGATGCATGCTGGGGTGCCGCTGAAGGCGCCGGTCGCCGGCATCGCGATGGGGCTGATCTCGGATGAGGTCGACGGGAAGACCGCCTACGTCACCCTCACCGACATCCTCGGCGCCGAGGATGCCTTCGGTGACATGGACTTCAAGGTCGCCGGCACCCGCGAGTTCGTGACCGCGTTGCAGCTCGACACCAAGCTCGACGGGATCCCGTCGGATGTGCTCGCCAGCGCGCTGGCGCAGGCGTACGACGCCCGGCTGACCATCCTGGACGTCATGGCCGGCGCGATCGCCGAGCCGGCGCCGATGTCGGACTACGCGCCGCGGGTCACCACGGTCCGGATTCCCGTCGACAAGATCGGTATGGTGATCGGGCCCAAGGGCCAGACCATCAACGCCATCCAGGACGAGACCGGCGCCGACATCTCCATCGAGGACGACGGCACCATCTACGTCGGGGCTACCGACGGGCCCTCCGCGGACGCCGCGGTCGAGCAGATCAACGCCATCGCCAACCCGACCTTGCCGAAGGTGGGCGACCGGTTCCTGGGCACGGTCGTGAAGACCGCCGCCTTCGGCGCCTTCATCTCGCTGCTGCCCGGCCGGGACGGCCTGCTGCACATCTCCAAGGTCGGCGAAGGTAAGCGGGTAGAGCGGGTCGAGGACTTCCTCAACGTCGGCGACAAGGTCGAGGTCCAGATCGCCGACATCGACGGCCGCGGCAAGATCTACCTGGACAAAGTCGGCGCCGAGACGACCGAGGCGCCGGCGAGCAACGGGCAGCCCGCCCCCGCCGGCAACGGTTCGGGCGGCGAGCGGCCCGCCGGGCGCGACGATTCGGACCGTGGCCCCCGTGGCCGTGGCGAGAAAGACAGCGGCGACCGCGGCCCGCGGCGGGACGCCGCCGAAACCGGCGACAGCGGCGGCGACAGCGGCAGCGACGGCGACGAGGACGGCGAGCGCCGTCGGCGGCGTCGCCGGCGCTGA
- the rpsO gene encoding 30S ribosomal protein S15 yields the protein MALEQARKTQIMQEYATHEGDTGSPEVQVAVLTERIKDLTEHLKVHKHDHHSRRGLLLLVGRRRRLMGYLQKVDVGRYRTLRDRLGLRR from the coding sequence ATGGCGCTCGAGCAAGCCAGGAAGACGCAGATCATGCAGGAGTACGCGACCCACGAGGGGGACACTGGTTCCCCGGAGGTGCAGGTCGCGGTCCTCACTGAACGGATCAAGGACCTCACCGAGCATCTGAAGGTCCACAAGCACGACCACCACAGCCGCCGCGGCCTGTTGCTGCTGGTCGGCCGCCGCCGCCGGCTGATGGGATACTTGCAGAAGGTCGACGTCGGCCGGTACCGCACCCTGCGCGACCGGCTCGGACTTCGGCGATGA
- a CDS encoding bifunctional riboflavin kinase/FAD synthetase: MQRWRGYDAVPGGWGRSVVTIGVFDGVHRGHQEIIGHAVKQAREQGLQSVVTTFDPHPAEVVRPGSHPPVLTEPPRQAELIEALGVDGLCVVPFTPEFSRLTPEVFVHDVLVANLHAALIVVGENFRFGHRAAGDVALLTELGHRFGFGVTSAPLVSAEGTVFSSTYIRACVAGGDVAAAAAALGRPHRLGGVVVRGDGRGRELGFPTANLLHGRYAAVPADGIYAGWCRHRGADYPAAISIGTNSTFAGRDRRVEAYLLDFDGDLYGEQVALDFVAHLREQRTYPSAEALVTQIDRDVVHTREALGAGR; the protein is encoded by the coding sequence ATGCAGCGGTGGCGGGGGTACGACGCGGTGCCGGGTGGCTGGGGACGGTCGGTGGTGACGATCGGGGTCTTCGATGGGGTCCACCGCGGCCACCAGGAGATCATCGGGCACGCGGTGAAGCAGGCACGGGAGCAGGGGCTGCAGTCGGTGGTGACGACCTTCGACCCGCACCCCGCGGAGGTGGTGCGGCCCGGGTCGCACCCGCCGGTGCTGACCGAGCCGCCGCGACAGGCCGAGTTGATCGAGGCGCTGGGGGTCGACGGGCTCTGCGTGGTGCCGTTCACCCCGGAGTTTTCGCGGCTCACCCCGGAGGTGTTCGTCCACGATGTCCTGGTGGCGAACCTGCACGCGGCGCTGATCGTGGTCGGGGAGAACTTCCGGTTCGGACACCGGGCCGCCGGCGATGTGGCGTTGCTGACCGAACTCGGCCACCGGTTCGGGTTCGGCGTCACCAGCGCGCCGCTGGTCAGCGCCGAAGGCACCGTCTTTTCGTCCACGTACATCCGGGCGTGTGTGGCTGGTGGGGATGTGGCGGCCGCGGCGGCCGCCCTGGGCCGGCCGCACCGGCTGGGCGGGGTGGTGGTCCGCGGCGACGGTCGCGGTCGGGAGCTGGGCTTCCCCACCGCCAACCTGCTCCACGGGCGGTACGCGGCGGTGCCGGCCGACGGCATCTATGCCGGCTGGTGCCGGCACCGGGGGGCCGACTATCCGGCGGCGATCTCGATCGGCACCAACTCGACCTTCGCCGGTCGGGACCGGCGGGTGGAGGCGTACCTGCTCGATTTCGACGGCGACCTGTACGGCGAGCAGGTGGCGCTGGACTTCGTGGCGCACCTGCGGGAGCAGCGGACCTACCCGTCGGCGGAGGCGCTGGTGACCCAGATCGACCGGGACGTCGTGCACACCCGGGAGGCGCTCGGTGCCGGCCGGTGA
- the truB gene encoding tRNA pseudouridine(55) synthase TruB, giving the protein MTQREQVPDGLVVVAKPAGMTSHDVVARVRRLGRVKRVGHAGTLDPMATGVLVLGVGRATRLLGYLTGAGKEYSATIRLGQRTVTDDAEGELVATVPAGAVTEPAVRAELVGFTGEIAQVPSAVSAVKVQGRRAYQRVRDGEQVELAARTVVVSKLALLAVRRPTPELLDLDVELACSSGTYVRAIARDLGAALGVGGHLTALRRTAVGDFSLAEAVSLEQLEQRAPAVVTLPLAAAARRAFPVRELTAEQARVLAHGGFLDPIGQAGPYAAFDPAGRVVALVAERQGQARPEAVLAPAG; this is encoded by the coding sequence GTGACGCAGCGCGAGCAGGTCCCAGACGGGCTGGTGGTGGTGGCCAAGCCAGCGGGGATGACCTCGCATGACGTGGTCGCGCGGGTGCGCCGGCTAGGTCGGGTGAAGCGGGTCGGCCACGCGGGGACGCTGGATCCGATGGCCACCGGCGTGCTGGTCCTCGGGGTCGGCCGGGCGACCCGGCTGCTCGGCTACCTGACCGGCGCCGGCAAGGAGTATTCGGCGACGATCCGGCTCGGGCAACGGACGGTCACCGATGACGCCGAGGGAGAGCTGGTTGCGACGGTGCCGGCCGGCGCGGTGACCGAGCCGGCGGTCCGCGCCGAGCTGGTCGGGTTCACCGGTGAGATCGCCCAGGTCCCCAGCGCGGTAAGCGCGGTGAAGGTCCAGGGCCGGCGGGCCTATCAGCGGGTACGCGACGGGGAGCAGGTCGAGCTGGCCGCCCGTACCGTGGTGGTGTCGAAGCTGGCGCTGTTGGCGGTGCGGCGGCCCACGCCGGAGTTGCTCGATCTCGATGTGGAGTTGGCGTGTTCTTCCGGCACGTATGTCCGGGCGATCGCCCGCGACCTGGGCGCCGCGCTGGGGGTGGGTGGGCACTTGACCGCACTGCGGCGGACCGCCGTCGGCGACTTCTCACTCGCCGAAGCGGTCTCGCTGGAGCAGCTGGAGCAGCGGGCCCCGGCGGTGGTGACGTTGCCGCTGGCAGCCGCGGCGCGACGGGCCTTCCCGGTGCGGGAGTTGACCGCCGAGCAGGCGCGGGTGCTGGCCCACGGCGGTTTCCTGGACCCGATCGGGCAAGCTGGGCCGTACGCCGCCTTCGACCCGGCGGGCCGGGTGGTGGCGTTGGTGGCCGAGCGGCAGGGGCAGGCCCGGCCGGAAGCGGTGTTGGCGCCGGCGGGCTGA
- a CDS encoding acyltransferase family protein, with amino-acid sequence MNPADALRAANRTLDELVTNTPARRERYVDFLRVFAIGVVVLWHWALSIHYWSEAQHRWVMPNPIHEVPGGWAATWLLQIVTVFFVVGGYANGAAWWAAQQGGAGVASFYRARFQRLLVPVAVFLAVWAVFDLALLLLVPGYTGVLNYGQILFTPLWFIGAYLWVVLLVPVTATLHERHKWLTLFGLAAVIAAADLGRFAAGWSELGWVNSALVWVFAHQLGYFFRDGTLDRLGRLGAAGLVVAAVAALVGLTELAGYPRSMVATVGQEYSNILPTTLPIAVVAVLQVGVMLLIRAPVSRWLRRPRVWKVVVAANAVILTVFLWHMTALLAGLATLRGLGVPLRTEPTLQWWLERPLWVLAPAIVLVILVAVFGSFEWASGRWLRRVGRMTRRG; translated from the coding sequence GTGAACCCGGCGGATGCCTTGCGCGCGGCCAACCGCACTCTCGACGAGCTCGTGACCAACACCCCCGCCCGCCGCGAACGCTACGTCGACTTCCTGCGAGTCTTCGCGATCGGGGTGGTGGTGCTGTGGCACTGGGCGCTCTCCATCCACTACTGGTCGGAGGCGCAACACCGGTGGGTGATGCCCAACCCGATCCACGAGGTGCCCGGCGGGTGGGCAGCGACCTGGCTGCTGCAGATCGTCACCGTCTTCTTCGTGGTCGGCGGCTACGCCAACGGCGCCGCCTGGTGGGCAGCACAGCAGGGCGGCGCTGGGGTCGCCAGCTTCTACCGGGCCCGGTTCCAGCGGCTGCTGGTCCCGGTGGCGGTGTTCCTGGCGGTCTGGGCGGTCTTCGACCTCGCGCTGCTCCTGCTGGTGCCCGGCTACACCGGCGTGCTGAACTACGGCCAGATCCTGTTCACCCCGCTCTGGTTCATCGGCGCGTATCTGTGGGTGGTGCTGCTGGTCCCGGTCACCGCCACGCTCCACGAACGCCACAAGTGGCTCACGCTGTTCGGGCTCGCGGCCGTGATCGCCGCCGCCGACCTTGGCCGATTCGCCGCCGGCTGGTCCGAACTCGGCTGGGTGAACAGCGCCCTGGTCTGGGTCTTCGCCCATCAGCTGGGGTATTTCTTCCGGGACGGCACCTTGGACCGGCTCGGCCGGCTGGGGGCCGCCGGGCTGGTGGTGGCGGCGGTCGCGGCGCTGGTCGGACTGACCGAGCTCGCCGGCTACCCCCGATCCATGGTGGCCACGGTCGGCCAGGAGTACAGCAACATCCTGCCTACCACCCTGCCGATCGCGGTGGTGGCGGTATTGCAGGTCGGGGTGATGCTGCTGATCCGGGCACCGGTCAGCCGGTGGCTGCGGCGGCCCCGGGTGTGGAAGGTCGTCGTCGCAGCCAACGCGGTGATCCTGACGGTCTTCTTGTGGCACATGACCGCGTTGCTGGCGGGGTTGGCGACGCTGCGCGGGCTCGGGGTGCCGCTGCGGACCGAACCGACCCTGCAGTGGTGGCTCGAACGCCCACTCTGGGTCCTCGCCCCCGCGATCGTGCTGGTCATCCTGGTGGCGGTCTTCGGGTCGTTCGAGTGGGCGAGCGGTCGGTGGTTGCGCCGGGTTGGCAGAATGACTCGACGCGGATGA
- a CDS encoding DHH family phosphoesterase — protein sequence MTPESPGGVAAELDLFTTAAVAPADWEAAVSAVQKLAPDASILLACHMNPDGDALGSMLALGLGLRALGFSRVQATFPGPLEVPEPFVTMPGLELLVPAAQAEPAPELMMCFDAASISRLGEVAGQVDTAGVTVVLDHHASYTGFGTVHLVDVTAAATGVVADELLGRLGVELDRAIAECLYVAVATDTVSFKSSMTTPAVHELAARLLATGIDPADIARRVFDTRPYGAVRLYGDVLSRAQLEPAAAGGRGLVWTYATLADLAQHGQKPYVLEPLIDAVRCTAEADVSCVVKQLAEREWAVSMRSKGGSDISAVAVALGGGGHRLAAGFTGRGELREVVDSIVAALGD from the coding sequence ATGACCCCCGAGTCGCCGGGGGGCGTCGCCGCCGAGCTTGATCTGTTTACGACGGCGGCGGTGGCCCCGGCGGATTGGGAGGCGGCGGTCTCGGCGGTGCAGAAGCTGGCGCCGGACGCTTCCATCCTGCTCGCCTGTCACATGAACCCAGACGGCGACGCCCTGGGCAGCATGCTCGCCCTGGGGCTGGGGCTCCGAGCGCTCGGGTTCAGCCGGGTGCAGGCGACCTTCCCGGGGCCGCTGGAGGTGCCGGAGCCGTTCGTCACGATGCCGGGGCTGGAGCTGCTGGTGCCGGCGGCGCAGGCCGAGCCGGCGCCGGAGTTGATGATGTGCTTCGACGCCGCCAGCATCTCCCGGCTGGGGGAGGTGGCCGGGCAGGTCGATACCGCCGGCGTGACCGTGGTGCTGGATCATCACGCCTCTTACACGGGTTTCGGCACGGTGCACCTGGTCGACGTGACCGCTGCCGCCACCGGGGTGGTCGCCGACGAGCTGTTGGGTCGGCTCGGGGTGGAGCTCGACCGGGCGATCGCCGAGTGCCTCTATGTCGCGGTGGCGACCGACACGGTGTCGTTCAAGTCGAGCATGACGACCCCGGCGGTGCATGAGTTGGCGGCCCGGTTGTTGGCGACCGGCATCGACCCGGCCGACATCGCGCGGCGGGTCTTCGACACCCGACCGTACGGCGCGGTGCGTCTCTACGGCGACGTGCTGTCGCGTGCTCAGTTGGAGCCGGCGGCGGCCGGCGGTCGGGGTCTGGTCTGGACCTACGCGACGCTGGCGGACCTTGCCCAGCACGGGCAGAAACCGTATGTCCTGGAGCCGCTGATCGACGCGGTCCGCTGCACCGCCGAGGCGGATGTTTCCTGTGTGGTTAAACAGCTTGCGGAGCGGGAGTGGGCGGTTTCGATGCGCAGCAAGGGCGGCAGCGACATCAGCGCGGTCGCGGTTGCGCTCGGCGGCGGCGGTCACCGGCTGGCCGCGGGCTTCACGGGGCGTGGTGAGCTGCGAGAGGTCGTCGACTCGATCGTGGCGGCGCTGGGCGACTGA
- the rbfA gene encoding 30S ribosome-binding factor RbfA, translating to MTDPARVRRHAERVRELVAQVVRTQIKDPRLGMITITDARITPDLREATVFYTVLGDTADRAATAAALDSANGLLRSTVGKALGLRHSPTLAFILDEVPEQAKHINELLDAARVADAEVQRRAAGARYAGDSQPYRLDDEDEDSADATELGDDATASVPESGELR from the coding sequence ATGACGGACCCGGCCCGGGTGCGCCGGCATGCGGAACGCGTGCGGGAGCTGGTGGCTCAGGTGGTGCGTACCCAGATCAAGGACCCTCGCCTCGGGATGATCACCATCACCGATGCTCGGATCACGCCGGATCTGCGAGAGGCGACGGTCTTCTACACCGTGCTCGGGGACACCGCCGACCGGGCCGCCACCGCCGCGGCGTTGGATAGCGCCAACGGCCTGCTCCGCAGCACCGTCGGTAAGGCGTTGGGGCTGCGGCATTCGCCGACGTTGGCGTTTATCTTGGACGAGGTGCCGGAGCAGGCCAAGCACATCAACGAGCTACTTGACGCGGCCCGGGTGGCCGACGCGGAGGTGCAGCGGCGCGCCGCCGGCGCCCGTTACGCCGGTGACTCGCAGCCCTACCGGCTCGACGACGAGGACGAGGACAGCGCTGACGCCACCGAGTTGGGTGACGACGCGACCGCGTCGGTGCCGGAGTCGGGGGAGCTGCGATGA
- a CDS encoding DUF503 domain-containing protein, whose product MYTGTAVFDVLLPSDSRSLKVKRSYVRPVVAALRRFEVAAAEVGALDRYGRAELGVAVVAADPGHVNSVLDSCEQLVAGRPELELLAVRRRLHGEDD is encoded by the coding sequence GTGTATACCGGTACGGCAGTCTTCGACGTGCTTCTGCCCAGCGACTCCCGTTCGTTGAAGGTCAAGCGTTCCTATGTCCGCCCGGTGGTGGCGGCTCTGCGTCGGTTCGAGGTCGCCGCCGCCGAGGTCGGTGCGCTGGACCGCTACGGACGGGCGGAGCTGGGGGTGGCGGTGGTGGCCGCGGACCCCGGGCACGTCAACAGTGTGTTGGACAGCTGCGAGCAGTTGGTAGCGGGGCGTCCCGAACTCGAGCTGTTGGCGGTTCGGCGCCGGCTGCACGGCGAGGACGACTGA
- a CDS encoding SAM-dependent methyltransferase, producing the protein MRYLLLIAPSSNRVYAGEALRLAERELAAFGETVLRDAGLRDVSREEVAGVEYLGFTAEPPLTDDQLGFVSNLSGAYVLFGWEGPESLRPVRLTPTAYYDDDLLTILKYPGKTNEQFTRLLLNLTVAASQRSAELRGGERPEPSSRLVVCDPLCGRGTTLNQALRYGYDAVGIEADNAHVDAYAAFLRTWLRRKRLKHRVEIHPVRHERQRVARRLTASVAPSKAAHDAGADQRVTVVHADTLRAREFLKGRSCDVIVTDAPYGVVHGSRAAGRSARDRRPQELLDAALPGWVALLRPGGALGLSFNTHLASREEIAELLTRHDLSVVDSPGYQGFDHWVDQGITRDLLVATMPSAPRPAGHE; encoded by the coding sequence GTGCGGTATCTGCTATTGATCGCGCCGTCGAGTAACCGGGTCTACGCCGGGGAGGCGCTGCGGTTAGCCGAACGGGAGCTGGCCGCGTTCGGTGAGACCGTCCTGCGCGACGCTGGTCTGCGGGACGTGTCCCGGGAGGAGGTGGCCGGCGTGGAGTATCTCGGCTTCACCGCCGAGCCGCCGCTCACCGACGACCAGCTGGGTTTCGTCTCCAATCTGTCCGGTGCCTACGTGCTCTTCGGGTGGGAGGGGCCGGAGTCGCTGCGGCCGGTGCGGCTCACCCCGACCGCCTACTACGACGACGATCTGCTCACGATTCTGAAGTACCCCGGCAAGACCAACGAGCAGTTCACCCGGCTGCTGCTGAACCTGACCGTGGCCGCTTCCCAGCGCTCGGCCGAGTTGCGCGGTGGCGAGCGGCCGGAACCGTCCTCCCGGCTGGTGGTGTGCGATCCGTTGTGTGGCCGGGGCACCACCCTCAACCAGGCGCTCCGATACGGGTACGACGCGGTGGGGATCGAGGCCGACAACGCGCATGTGGACGCCTACGCCGCCTTCCTGCGTACCTGGTTGCGCCGTAAGCGGCTCAAGCACCGGGTGGAGATCCATCCGGTACGGCACGAACGGCAGCGGGTGGCACGGCGGTTGACCGCTAGCGTGGCCCCGAGCAAGGCCGCTCATGATGCCGGCGCGGATCAGCGGGTGACGGTGGTGCACGCCGACACGCTACGGGCCCGGGAGTTTCTGAAGGGGCGCTCCTGCGACGTGATCGTCACCGACGCACCGTACGGCGTGGTGCACGGCAGCCGGGCCGCTGGCCGCTCGGCGCGGGACCGCCGTCCGCAGGAGTTGCTGGACGCGGCGCTGCCGGGGTGGGTGGCGCTGCTGCGGCCCGGTGGGGCGCTCGGGCTGTCCTTCAATACCCATCTGGCCAGCCGGGAGGAGATCGCCGAGCTACTCACCCGGCACGACCTGTCGGTGGTCGACAGCCCGGGTTACCAGGGGTTCGACCACTGGGTGGACCAGGGCATCACCCGGGATCTGCTGGTCGCCACCATGCCTTCGGCTCCCCGCCCGGCCGGGCACGAGTGA
- a CDS encoding YlxR family protein: MPAARAQKAPWVRTCVGCRKRAPASELLRVVAEMDPAGGRFWLVPDPTRSRPGRGAHLHPDPACLALAQRRRAFGRALRLSSVPDAGAVVEWLESARAPRPDSGEKDRTIDMSTR, from the coding sequence ATGCCGGCTGCGCGGGCGCAGAAAGCACCTTGGGTGCGGACCTGTGTCGGCTGCCGGAAACGTGCACCAGCGTCGGAGCTTCTCCGGGTGGTGGCAGAGATGGACCCGGCCGGTGGCCGGTTCTGGCTTGTGCCGGACCCTACTCGGAGCAGACCGGGGCGGGGTGCCCATCTACACCCTGACCCGGCTTGTCTGGCGCTGGCGCAGCGGCGCCGCGCCTTCGGGCGGGCGTTGCGTCTCTCCAGCGTCCCCGACGCCGGAGCGGTGGTCGAGTGGCTCGAGTCAGCTCGGGCGCCTCGACCAGACAGTGGAGAGAAGGACAGGACGATCGACATGAGCACGCGATGA